The genomic window GTTTCGCCCGGTTGCAGCTGCAGGCCTTGTTGCTCCAGCAGCTGCAGCACCCGGTTGAGTTGTCGCCTTCGCCCTTGGGGCTTGCCTGGCTGTTGCAGCCACTGCAGCCAGGCCAGCGCCAGAGCCAGCAAGCCAGCCACCGCCCCAAGCACAACGGCGCCCAGCCACTGGCGTTGGTCGCCAAATAGCCGTTGCAGCAATGCTTCCTGGCCGGCCTGATCGAAGCCCAGCCACCAGCGGCTCCAGGCCAGGTCCAGGCCCCACCACTGCCACTGCAGCCATTGCAGCCAGGAGCTAATGGGGTTGGTGCTGTCGCCTGCTTCGCTGCCTTCAGCGCGGCTAGCTGGCGCCGTTGTCCAAGCGCTTGGGTCAATGCGATGCCAACCCTGGCCCGCCAGCCACACCTCGCTCCAGGCGTGGGCATTGCTGTGGCGCAGGTCGAGGTAGGGCGCTCCGCTGAGCGGCCGCACCCAGGTGCCGCCCAGATAGCCGCTCACCACCCGAGCCGGCACCCCCGCGGCGCGCATCAGGGCCGTGAAGGCGCTGGCGTAGTGGCCGCAGAAGCCTTCGCGCCTTTCAAATAGAAATACATCGAGCCCGCGCTGGGCCGGCAGGGTACCAGGGCTGCGGCTGTAGCGGAAATCCTGCTGCGTAAACCACTGCTTGGCAGCGGCTAGCCGTTGCTCGGGCGTTGCCAGATCTCGCCAGCTGGCCCCAAGCGCCTCCAGCTGGGGATTGCTGCCGGCGGGTAGCTCCAGATCCGCTGGGCTCGGCTGCCGTTGCTGCCACGGCTGGGGGCTGCCCGTGTCCCTCACCAAATAGGCCTGGCGCTCCCGACTGGCTTGGAGGGGCTGGAGTTCGCCGCTGCGATTCACCCGCAATTGGTTGGGGTTGGCCCGGCCGCTGCCATCCCAGGGCAAGGCGTTCACCGGGCTGGGTTCCACCAGCCACACCTGGCTGCTGGTGTTGCTCTCTGGGTTGCTATCGGCTGCGGTTGGCTCGGTTCGGCGGTTGCTTGGCAGCTCGCGCTGCTTCCAGCGCTGCCCGTCGAACTGCTCGTGCACGATCACGCGCCAATAGCGCTCAGCCGGCTCGGGCAGCTGGCCGCTGCTGAAGCTCACCCGCGCTGCCGGGCCCGTGTTGTCGGCGAGGTTCGAGATGCTGCCTGGGTCGAGTTCGCTGTTCAAGCCGGTTACGGCGCTGGCGCCAGCACCCCGCAGGTTTGGCGTTTGCCAAATCGGCTCGATTCGCGGCACCAGTAGAAACAGCACCAGGGCCACCGGCAGGGCCGCCAGCAACACCGCCAGGCTGCGGCGCAATACCGCGCGCCAGCTCAGCCCGCTCCCTACCTCCAGGGCCAGCAGCCCCGCCAGACCCAGGGCTGTGGCCAGCAGTTGCAGCAGGCTGGGCAGCAGCTCCCCTTGCTGGGCACCTTGCACACCGCCGCCAATCAAGGTGAGCAAGCTCACCAGTCGCCGCTCCGGCAGGCTGCGGGCCTCGGCCAGTTTCAGGCCAGCCAGCAGTAGCAGCCCCGCCGAAAGCCAGCTGAGAGCTGAGCTGTAATCCAGACCCGCCAAACCCGCCGCCAGGGCCCCCAGCCCCAGAATCTGCAGCCAGCGGGCGCTAACACTCATGACGCTGCGC from Cyanobium sp. Tous-M-B4 includes these protein-coding regions:
- a CDS encoding DUF3488 and transglutaminase-like domain-containing protein, with translation MSVSARWLQILGLGALAAGLAGLDYSSALSWLSAGLLLLAGLKLAEARSLPERRLVSLLTLIGGGVQGAQQGELLPSLLQLLATALGLAGLLALEVGSGLSWRAVLRRSLAVLLAALPVALVLFLLVPRIEPIWQTPNLRGAGASAVTGLNSELDPGSISNLADNTGPAARVSFSSGQLPEPAERYWRVIVHEQFDGQRWKQRELPSNRRTEPTAADSNPESNTSSQVWLVEPSPVNALPWDGSGRANPNQLRVNRSGELQPLQASRERQAYLVRDTGSPQPWQQRQPSPADLELPAGSNPQLEALGASWRDLATPEQRLAAAKQWFTQQDFRYSRSPGTLPAQRGLDVFLFERREGFCGHYASAFTALMRAAGVPARVVSGYLGGTWVRPLSGAPYLDLRHSNAHAWSEVWLAGQGWHRIDPSAWTTAPASRAEGSEAGDSTNPISSWLQWLQWQWWGLDLAWSRWWLGFDQAGQEALLQRLFGDQRQWLGAVVLGAVAGLLALALAWLQWLQQPGKPQGRRRQLNRVLQLLEQQGLQLQPGETLESLALRAREAHYGHSELLTELVASYNQLLFAPLTGPQRRQAEARWHKLRKELGKRRLKAL